The sequence below is a genomic window from Xiphophorus maculatus strain JP 163 A chromosome 18, X_maculatus-5.0-male, whole genome shotgun sequence.
TTTGCTGTAGGTGAACACTTAGTAAATAGCATCTCTAATTATTatatgacaaataaaaacaatagtttgtttcatttttgaaatgctTCCAGGTCCTCCAGGAAAAGTTCACAGAGTTTGCGTCGGAGACAGGAAGTGTGGGACAGGAGCGCGTGACGGCCGTCAATCAGATGGTGGACGAGCTCATCGACTATGGCCACTCTGAGGCCGCCACTATCGCCGAGTGGAAGGACGGGGTCAACGAGGCCTGGGCCGACCTGCTGGAGCTCATGGAGACCCGAGCGCAGATGCTCGCTGCTTCTCACCAGCTGCACAAGTTCTTCTCTGACTGCAAAGAGGTAAAACAAAGACAGTAGCTGAGTTTCCGTTTCAAATCTGTGTAAGTCTTTGTCGATGTTCTCCTAGTgtcaaaacaacacaatttcatAATTGCGGTGtctccattaaataagaaatgtaactAAAGTCACACGACaactcattaaaaatcatggcagctgcatgagatatattcataattcagcgttcatcatctatcagccaatcagaggagacgtttGCCTCTTATTTAGGTGTGTGAGCGTCAAGCCCCCCGAGTTGTTGGAGCAGATaagttttggggaaattgtagtcggccattttaTATTAGAACGATGGGTTTAACACGTTGGAAtgacataaaaacatcttttgaactttgtgatgctgtgagagctctggtggagccagaaaaaacaaaaagaaatcatcatcctcctacaacgtcctgtcgtcttctttggcGTTTCTcaacaatttcacattttacaaacaaaatccaaacccaaattgacaaaaatgaactctggtccgcctacaaacaTCGGTCTCGGTTCTgatgaagtgaactctggtgcagatTGAaagcatatgtgaacgccaagcgtaCTGGAGACTgcaccaaaagcaggaagtggtctacagcacaaggcattctgggtaaatacaaccaaaacaaatggcTTAGGCTAGCGCTAGCGGTAAAAATGGCTCATGGGCttttatcaaagacaaaagagaaatcctacaactgatAAAAGTTGCCACcactccattttgtttacattttgtaaagaaggtAGTTGTGCTCAGTTCTTCTCCAGAGGTTTTCATGTAGTTTCTTTCAGTAGTTCTGTGgacagcgccaccacaggtgaggaggggaacacgtttttcaattagtttggatctGTTTGTAttgtgaaagcgaaccacagcagctggaaacaTAACAAAAGCTGCAACTTGGGACCAAATCAGTTTGGTcccaagtttttttctttcagcatatTTACGTAATATTTCTTAATTTCCAGATATTGGCCCAGATTGAGGATAAGCACCGGCGGATCCCAGAGGTCCGGGCTCGGCAGGGCAGCACATCCAACACCAGCACGCTGCAGAGGCTCCTGCAAAGCTTCGAACAGGACATCCAGCTGCTGGTCACTCAGGTACAGCAGACACACGCTGCCTGCTCTGGCATCTGTGCGCTCTACATCTGAAAACTGGTGGGATGTTTTACATCGTTtcttgtttgactttttaacCTTGACTTACAGTCCTGTACGAACGTGAAGAGAAAGTGAATAGAAAGTcaaaaattaaagacaaactCTTCTCTAAATTTACCAAATTCCAAGGAGAACCTTTTGCAATACTTACACAGATCGACAAAATTATTGGTTCCTGTTCGTTAATGATCAAAAAAGATCACTGAAATAACCTGAAGTAATAATagataaaaaattaacaaatgaaaatcagacAATGCTTTAggataatgaaaaaaaacaactaatgaaACAAAcctggacaaaaataaatactgctATCTCAACTgcaaaaccaaaacatcaaagttcttttggtttagtttctttattcacttgaattaagacaaaaccaacttacaagtaactttggAGCaaaaaggagcttgttttaagtcaatagaTTCCTTAAAAGTACTACATGATATcacctttaacatttttcctttgttttaggtgaaataatctgccagtggaactagaaatTTTTCATCGATATTaagcaataatttatttaaaataaactccttCTTGCTCCAAAGTTActtcagttagttttgtcttaattcaagtgaataaagaaactaaattttatgttttaaacatgtggttgaaaaatgtttgtttttgtaaccaAAGACTTTTTGCGTATATATTTTGTTcctaaaactggaaaaatgttCCTATAAAATCTTTCATTCAGAGATTGTAGCTGTGTCTTTTATGCTACAAATTACTTTGGTACCTCAACAAcacaaatattaccaagtatttttgatttttggtctagtttctagtagaAATATCGTAccacacttgaaatgagacaaaactaacttacaggtaacttttcagcaagaaatatgagcttgttttaagtcaataattccttaatattgatggaaaaacttCCAATTCATAATCAACTGtaactgtgccgttacctagcaaccgtaTTCCAAGCCCAGCTCGTCTCCTAGCAACCAAGTTCTATTTCATCTGGCAGGTTTATTCACttataagaaacatttttcccatgttatcagtgaaataaatatatcttgctgaaaagttacttttaagttacttttgtcttatttcaagtgtaataagatatttgtactagaaagtAGACCAAAGACTaaaaagactttgtgtttttacagtgacgTTTGTTCTGGCAAAACTACCAAATTACTGTGTAAGAACCTGCAGTGCAGAGAAAGTGATTAATTTTCCTGAGCACTAATGGAGAAAGCACAGCTGCTCTGTGCAGAGCCCCAAAATGTCTTGAGCAGCTGCGCTCGCTGCGTCATTCTGATCTTAAACCCGGTCCGTTTACTCATCGCTACGTTATTTCCCCAGGTGCGTCAGCTGCAGGAAAGCGCGGCCCAGCTGAGGACGGTGTACGCAGGCGAAAAGGCCGAAGCCATCGCTTGCCGTGAGCACGAAGTGATGCAGTGCTGGAAGGAGCTGCTGACTTCCTGCGAAGAGTGCCGGCTGCAGATCACCACGGAAACGGACAAGCTGAGGTTCTTCAGCATGGTCCGGGATCAGATCATGTGGATGGAGTCCATCATCTGTCAGATCGGCACCGGGGAGAAACCCAGGTGTGCAGAAAAGTCCAACAGCTGGAGgtttattttcatgattatttatgtttttttaaacatttatttaaatatttatttttaaaatatttattttaaagctacaTTTTTATCAATGTCATTCAGTTGACATGGTGAAAAtgtgatttggaaaaataaacacccatttttttcttttgtaacttCATAACTGACCCAAATTATGTTTAAACTGTGATGCAGTGTTTAGTTCTGAAGAATATTCAGTTGTCAAAAGGCTTAGAGCAACATGGTGGCCTGTACATGCAGAGCAGATGTGATGGTTCTGTGGTTCCTGCAGGGACGTGTCGTCGGTGGAGGTGTTGATGAACTACCACCAGAGCCTGAAGAGCGAAGTGGAGGCCCGCAGCCAGAGCACGCTGGAGTGCATCGAAATGGGAAAAATGCTGCTGGCTGCTAGAAACCCTGCAGCTGAAGAGGTGAGATTACGTAAAAATAACGCCAGCAGACATCAGTGTTAGGCAAATGATGCAGCGATATCAGATGAGATGTTTGTATTCTACAGGAGGCAGATGTGGACAATTCTCACCAGAATTGATCACCGTCACGTTTCAGGCTTCCTACCACATTTTTACAATAGATTTCTGAGTCTTTAGCCCATTCTTAGTTtacagactaaatatttagctccaaactaaatttttattttgcaagctaaatatttagtttcaatattagtaagctaaatatttaagaagcaatatttagtttgctaactaAAATTTGATTAGttatttccataaatatttAGTATGCAAGTTAACTATTTAGctccaaacaaaatatttagctcagagctacctaaatatttaaatatttaatttgaagctaaatagtAAGTTAGAATTCTAAATACTTAATAACCAAGCAAAATGTTTATCTCCATGAATATTTAGTGTTCATGCTAAATAGTTGAGCATtagttagctaaatatttagcactgAAGTAGTTAATATTTCATTAGCTCTGAGCTAGcttaatatttacatattaaatattaaatattgagctttgagctaaatatttagctggctcttagtttgaagctaaatatttagtaaacaagttaaatatttatcatcATAAATGTTTAGTGTGCAAGCTAACCATTTAGCtccaagctaaatatgtagctctGAGCTAGCTGTATATTTGGCTAACTCAGAGCTAGCGTAATATTTTACCAGCTCTGAACTAgctaaatctttaaaaaatgagtttGTACCTAAATATTTGGTTGGCTAATTATGTAGCTtgctaaattaattattttgaaattgtgacatttataaatgaatgatggACATTGtgaaaatccatccatccattttctaacacccttgtctttagtggggttgggagaggtgctggtgtccatctccagctaacgttcagGCCGAGAAgcgggttcaccctggacaggtcgccacagcattgtgaaaatatgactgaaaaatgaactCCCAATTTTTGTGAGGAGCTTATTAATTCCAATTAGTGCCGCTAATTAGATTTAATCTGGTGTATTTGAAGTAAATGCTCACTTTTTCCAAAAGTGAGCTATATAGGTTTCTaattctgatgtttgttttcaaattttagaTCAAGGAGAAGCTAGAAAAGGTGGTTGCGAAGCAGCGTGAGCTTTCAGAGAAGTGGGACAAACACTGGGAGTTCCTCCAGCAACGTGAGCACAAAAAACCCGTCGTAAATGGAGACCTTATCACACTTTCTGTTCTTAAAAGCTCTGCCTGTTCCTTCCGTTTTGCCACCAGTGTTGGAGGTTCACCAGTTCGCCCAGGAGGCGATGGTGGCGGAGGCCTGGCTGACGGCTCAGGAACCGCTGATCAGCAGCAAGGAGCTGGGCGGCAGCGTGGACGAGGTGGAGCAGCTCATACGCCGACACGAAGCCTTCCGGAAAGCCGCCGCCACCTGGGAGGAGAGATTCAGCTCGCTGCGGCGTCTCACTACGGTAAAACCCGCCGTGAACACCGAGTCGGTCCAAAATACTGAAACTGCTTATCAGCTAGGGAGTTTACATATTAACTTATTATTTAGCTCTGAGCGTTTAGTTTGactattaaatatttaggtagATACATagtttgaaaaatgcaaaatttatccCTTGCTACTTAAATATTTACCTAAAAAAGACATATTcagcttcaaaataaatgtcttaGCTCTgatctaaatatgttttttcttgaaggtaaatattttgtatCTTCAAACTATACATTTAACTATACGTATATATCAAGCTAAGTATTTAGATTGaacctaaatattttgtttcaaactaaacatttaagatggtaactaaatatttaccctcagactaagtatttagtttaaaactgtaacatttataaaagatatttgttgaaaatatgactgaaaaatgaatAAGTTTTTTTACGACAGACTATATAACCTGAATTTAGTTCATTTTGACTGTAAACAACATTTATTGTTGCTTCAGTGAAATATCATAACCTTGATATTTGAACCTTGTGGCGTTTCccatttttctctctaaaatttttgtttatttttaatcttttttccaCAGGAGGAAATTTTATacgtttttatttcacaaacaaCAACGTGAAGCTTCATTTTACttctaaacttgttttttacCTTTTCCAGGTGGAAAAGTTGAGAGCGGAGCAGAGCAAGCTGCCGCCGACGCCGCTGCTGGGCCGTAAAGTCTTCCTGGACCCTCAGGACGCGGCGCCGGGCCCGGCTGCGCTGCCCCGCCTCCCCGTCTCCCCCGTCATGAGGCAGACCATCTACGAGCAGAACGAAGCCACCACACCGCCGTCGCCCTCACCCGCCACGCCCACGCCGTCCCCGTCAGCGGCCGCCCGCCGGCTCGCCTCCGCCGTCGTCAACAGCTCCGGCTACCGGCACGGCGGCGTGGTGGCCGTCCAGCCGGCCGCTTCATCCATCGCCTCCGTCGCCACGGCGGCCATGTtggtttcagccaatcagatgcgGGAAAGTGCCAGCACGGCGAAGGAACAGGCGACGAAAGCCATGAGCTACCTGCAGCCGGAGGCGAAGACGTCGCCGTATCTACGGCAACCGAAGATCAAACACTTGGACGACGCGGTGACGCCGCTGATCGTGGCGAGCCGCCTGGAGCGAGGGAGAGAgcgagggagggagagagaggagcgCGCAGAGGTGGCGGTGATGGCGGAGGTGGTGCTCCAGGAGCCCGGCCGGGAGCGGCTGCACAGCGAGCCCACCAGGGGGCCCCGCGGGTCCAGAACCGACCCGCTGGGCCGCGCCGAGCCGCAGGTCCAGGCGTACCAGCGGCAGCTGTCCAGCGAGCAGCTGATCCAGGCGCGGCGCGACGAGCTGCCGCAGGAAGTCTGGAGGGAGCAGGCGGGACGGCGCGACAGGCGGACGCTGGAGCGGCAGACGTCCAGCGAACAGGAAGGACACGAAGGCCggcggagagagagagagcgccaCCGAGTGGAGAGGCAGGAGTCCAGCGACAATGACGTGGGGAGGGAACAATCCGACCGACGCTCCACTGGAgggtgagacaaaaaaaacctcagagaGCCAGACTCTACAGCAGGggcgtcaaactccagtcctggagggccgccGTCCTGCAACGTTTACATGTGCctccacctgaatagaataattaggtcattaagcctctggagaactgatctacaccaggaggaggtaattaagacatttcattccagtgttttgtacctgtggcacatctaaaaactgcaggactgctgccctccaggactggagtttgagacccctgctctacacCAACCACTCAGTACATTTagctttttagaaaaaaattacttttaggagtatttttactacgctgcaCTTTGAGTAATtatattatgaagtatctctgctcttacttgagtcacATTTTTGgttactctacccacctctacTTAACTAATAAGTAACTATTCAGTAAGATATAAGAGCtggttttaaatgaataattccttaatattgatgaaaatgtactagttGCATTGGGAGATCATCTCACTTGTGAtctgggaaaatgtcttgttacaagttaaataaattgcaagtggaagtaaaataacaaaaacatattatttacCATCATAACTGTGATTGTTTCCACAGAGAGAAGAGAACCACCATGGCAGAAATTGTAGAGCAGCTTCAAGAAAGAGAAGCAGCACAGGTTTGGAGTCTTACttcaaaggtcaaagttcaaagtTGTCacagttttcttcctgtttcttaaaggggcggtattatgtattttccaggcacatagtgaaAGTTTACAGCATAATTAAGTAACTATTTTTACATCAGTTGGAAtcaaaatgctaacattttactttgtaatttaacgccttgaaattgggcctctgtttttttttaaaaagctcctcttgctctttctgaagctccaccatcaggaagtcatcccaacatggctcctctattgaccctttaacaacgtttttaccagcgttgcactgattagcagctcctataatgagcttagcaggtgtttgctaattgctactggctagtctgaaggagctgagtgggggacgGCTGCTCTTATtcctagaaaaaacttggagtTTGAAAGgtcaaaaattttcttttaaaaattccaaaattttgagattgatcacagaaattttcttgaaaaatataaattaaaaatgtcagtttcaaaaGTCGAACATGTTCAAGATTAATCTAGTTCTGTagaaactttttacttttcaagctcagaaatttccttgttttttctcaaaattagtctcaaagtttctgagttttttggtggaaattcgTCATCTAGAATGAATCTAGAATGAATCTAGAATGACTCTAGAATGAATCTAGAATGACTCTAGAATGAATCTAGAATGACTCTAGAATGACTCTAGCACACTGTTGAAGTCATGAGTTAAAACACTTTTCAtcgtttttttaaattcagcaatCTAAcagttttcctcttttgttattttttataaatatgtccaAGTATagaaatgtgagaaaaccacaattttctgtttattcagtcagtatttagcacagctgacacaaaataatgttagaatttgatgatatttttgtttaattcagaATATTATGATAAATATGTTGTAGAAAGATGACTGGACTCgggttttaaagaaaatggccgctcatcaattaatcatcagtcGATGAACCTTCTTGCCCTCAGGCACGCGGCGAGGTTCCCCGCCTGCCCAACGGTCTGCCAGAAAAGTCTTCCCGTCCGGACCGGCCCAGAGCCCGGGACCGACCCAAACCCAGACGGCGGCCGCGCCCCAAAGAGCCGGGAGAGACGACGCGGCGTTCCCGATCAGCTCCGGCCCAGAGCAGCCAGGCGACGCCGCAGCCGCCGACCCACACGGCGCATCACGAGGGCTTCCTGTTCCGCAAGCTGGACATCGAGAGCATGAAGAAGAGCACCAACAGGTGGGTCTTCAGGGCCCGGCGGGCCGCCAGCGCACGCAGGATGCTCCCTGCTGTCATGACCATCCAAATTAACGAACTCCAATTTCCAAATTCCCAAAAGTTTTCTTTGAGTTTAAACTATAAATGGttggaatattttaaatctcttcTGGCTTTAATAATCCCTGTTGTGTTAATTGATCAATCGATGGCAACGGGGCGCAAATTCAGCATGCAGAGTTACGACTTTTGCATCTGATGTGTTGGGAAGATGCATGACCCGGCTCACATGTGGTCCTTACAAGCTGCAACCGAACCAAAGTTCAGCTGTGGTTCTGCTCAGCGTTCAGGTCTTCCTTCCTCCATTACAGCCAGATTTCAAAATGGAGTTCACAGATTTAGGAGCTCAGACAggttttgaggtttttttattttaaagcagaagaGTCATGCAGCCACAGCGCCTCCGCACTTACTTTACCCCTggtaaaaatgtgagaaagtttcaaaaacattgattgattgattgattgattgattgattgattgattgattgattgattgattgattgattgattgattggaaGGTGATTTTCAACGGGTATTCGTAACATTCACacaagttggattttttttttctgttttgcagaattttttttttctgaaatctgatttttcagatttttttctgaaatctgatctttcagattttttttttgttgaaatcacatttgtctttttttgtgaagaaatcagatttttttctgtagtttaaaTTTCCAGCTTGCTAATAACTAAAtacttatttattctttgataGTCTAACTCCtgttagcacaacttgaacacaacaatggTATTTCTCTGCGTCCAAGACGATCGttatttgaagcaaaaattaacccCCAGGGAGccgagagaagcagctttgtcgTCCATGGCTGCTGTTAGTGGATGTCATTGTGCGTCAGGTTTACcggcgtaccagaaacacacaacaaaGGTTCCAATGAGAACCTTTGTATGTAAAAAACTATATTAATTATATGTAATGTTTGCTGGATTTATGTGTATTAAGATTCATCCACTGCTGTTGTTTACAGATgtttgtgcatcagatttaggGTTGTACcagaataaaaaagcaaagttcCGGCCAGAAcctttgtgaaaaacaaaaagtaaaaaaatgttttacttaacatatagttttattttctactgtATGAATATAAAGCTGCATTTTACCAGGGGTGTGGTAACATTTAAGGGTGCTGTGTATCTAAATGTCTTATTTGTTGCATTCAGAATGTGAGGACAACagttacatgaaataaaaaagttccccacagcatgatgaaaCTCCACGCATGATGCTTAACCTGAACGCCACGCAGCCGAGGCAGCTGCTTCACTCGCTGACTAACTGGCTGGATGAAGAGTGCAGCGAGAGCGGACCGATCCGCTCGcaaacccacacacactcaccagACGAGCCCCCACTCTGACCCGCTCTCCACCGCCCTCTGGTGGCCGGTCCGATCACGCACAGCCAAAAAGCTCATCCAGTTCCAGCAACGGATGACGCCCGCTCATGCGCCCACTCACGGCAGTGGATGAATGCGGCCATATGTACATGCCCTGTTATGTACATGGGAAGGTAAAGCACAACTGTGAATGGCTTGAATCCAGTGTTGAATCATTGGGATTC
It includes:
- the sptbn4 gene encoding spectrin beta chain, non-erythrocytic 4 isoform X6 produces the protein MLMARDSSRDETQKLHKKWQKHQAFMAELAQNKEWLDKIEKEGQQLIKEKPELSPVVRKKLEEIRECWLDLESTTQAKARQLFEANKADLLVQSYESLDQRLGQLEGQLAYVDQGQDLTTVNKQLKKLHTMETQMEEWYKEAGQLQVQTASIPQQTQIQGTVVERQAAVETRMARLIEPLKERRRLLLASKEVHQVGRDLEDEILWVQERLPLAMNQEHGSSLQAVQQLMKKNQTLQRELDGHRSRIEDVLERAGIIATIRSPEADCVRAGHDQLAQLWALLWAETERRQLVLDAMYQAQQYYFDTAEVEAWLSEQELHMMNEEKGKDEPSTLQLLKKHLLLEQTIEDYAETIGLLSQQCRQLLEMGHPDSERISKRQSQIDRLYVSLKDLVEERKSRLEQQYWLYQLNREVDELEQWIAQREVVASSPELGQDFEHVSVLQEKFTEFASETGSVGQERVTAVNQMVDELIDYGHSEAATIAEWKDGVNEAWADLLELMETRAQMLAASHQLHKFFSDCKEILAQIEDKHRRIPEVRARQGSTSNTSTLQRLLQSFEQDIQLLVTQVRQLQESAAQLRTVYAGEKAEAIACREHEVMQCWKELLTSCEECRLQITTETDKLRFFSMVRDQIMWMESIICQIGTGEKPRCAEKSNSWRDVSSVEVLMNYHQSLKSEVEARSQSTLECIEMGKMLLAARNPAAEEIKEKLEKVVAKQRELSEKWDKHWEFLQQLLEVHQFAQEAMVAEAWLTAQEPLISSKELGGSVDEVEQLIRRHEAFRKAAATWEERFSSLRRLTTVEKLRAEQSKLPPTPLLGRKVFLDPQDAAPGPAALPRLPVSPVMRQTIYEQNEATTPPSPSPATPTPSPSAAARRLASAVVNSSGYRHGGVVAVQPAASSIASVATAAMLVSANQMRESASTAKEQATKAMSYLQPEAKTSPYLRQPKIKHLDDAVTPLIVASRLERGRERGREREERAEVAVMAEVVLQEPGRERLHSEPTRGPRGSRTDPLGRAEPQVQAYQRQLSSEQLIQARRDELPQEVWREQAGRRDRRTLERQTSSEQEGHEGRRRERERHRVERQESSDNDVGREQSDRRSTGGEKRTTMAEIVEQLQEREAAQARGEVPRLPNGLPEKSSRPDRPRARDRPKPRRRPRPKEPGETTRRSRSAPAQSSQATPQPPTHTAHHEGFLFRKLDIESMKKSTNSRSWVNLYCVLNKGELGFYKDAKNTATPYNNEPLLSLSHCHCDVTNGYKKKKNVFTLKTKDGSEFLFHAKDEEDLKVWVNNITASISEHEEIAKWGQPQPTTSSTDEGTRRDGSKVDNRSDRGGERSDRGDQIERADKEKEREKEKEKEKERERGERSEKSDRAGKSDGKRSEKKKK